The segment TTCGTAACTCGTCACGAGGTAACGGTTGATCGCCGGCACCCAGTGCACCGGAGCCTCTTCGCGCAGTGTCCGGTAGATCGGAAAAGGATCCCGATGCAGGTCGGCAATGCTGACCCAGTCCGCGGTCGGCACGGCACGAGCATCGGTGGCTTCCTGCGTCATCTTTGACTCCTTGTCTGCTGGCGCCTTCGCCTGTTGCATCTGCTGCGCCTCACCAGGTGTGACTCAGCTCTCATCCCGAGTCTGCCAGCGGGAATACCTCAGGTAAAATGCATTAAAACGGGCTATATCCCCTAATAAATAGAGTTAGGAGGGCGTTAGTGTCCCGCTTTACCCTTCGCCAACTCAGCTATTTCGTGGCTGTGGCCGAAACCGGGGCGATCTCCGCGGCGTCCGACAAGCTACACGTTTCCCAGAGCGCGGTCTCCGCGGCGGTAACCGAGCTCGAACGGATTCTCAAGGTGCAATTGACCGTGCGGCGGAAAGCGCATGGCGTCACGCTCACTCCGGCGGGGACGTTTCTCTACTCGCGTGCGCCGGGGTTGCTCGATGCGGCCGAGGAACTCGAACTCAGTACGTCGAGCGGAGGCACCGAGCTCGCCGGGCCCCTGGTCGTAGGGTGCTATCGGACGGTCGCGCCGACAATCCTGCCGGTTCTGTTGGAAGGATTCGCCGCGGATCACCCCAAGGTTCAGCTCGATTTCGTCGAGGCCGCGCAGGACGTATTGCAGGACCGGTTATTCGGCGGCGAGCTGGATCTGGCAGTGGTGTACGACATGGACCTGCGCCCGGGGCTGCACAGCGTGGAGCTGTTCAAGGCGCCGATTCATGTCCTGCTGCCTCGGGAGCACAGGCTGGCGGACCGCGCCGAGGTATCACTGCCCGAGCTTGCCGAGGATCCACTGATTCTCCTGGACGCTCCGCCCAGCAGTTCCCACACGATGTCACTGTTCGAACAGGCCAATGTCGTCCCGAACATCCGCTACCGCACAACTGATTTCGAACTCACCCGCTCGCTGGTCGGCCGGAAGCTGGGCTACTCGATCCTGGTACAGCGTCCGGCGCTCGACACGTCCTATGAAGGACTGCCGTTTCATGTAAAGCCCATCACGGCGGTCCGGCCGGTTTCGATAAAAATAGTCTGGCCGGAAGCGTTCCGACTCACCGACCGGGCCAGGGCTATGGTGAATTTCGCGCCTCGTGCCACCCGGAATGCACGGTCGGCTCCGCACTAGCCTCGCTCGGCTCTGGCGTGCGGGGTGGGCGGAGCGCAGGCCTGCTCAAAGACTGCAGAGCTCCACCACGGCGCAGCGTCCTTCGTTTTCCGGTCCTTCGTTTGCCGCGCGAATCGACAGTTGCGCAGGCCCACCGGGGTTTTCGATCCGGAGCAGGTCATCCCTGGCCAAGAGAATCTCCTGGCCGGCCGCTACCCGGACGAGCGTTTCCGGCCCATGGCAATAGACCAGCATCGTGTCCGCGGAACTGAGGAAAGTCCTGGCCGCCGGAAACCCGATCCATTCCATCCGTGCGGCGAACCTGTCCCGCCGGTAGATCAGATTGAAATCGCGGATCGGGCCGTCGAGAAGCGTGCAGGTTGTGCTGCTGCCACCGTCAAAGGCATGGCTTTGAGATGGCAACAGGTCACCGCTTGATTGACCGTCGGAGATCAGGCGCATGCCGCCGCCTTCCAGCACACTGATAATCCGAGCCATACCCGGGAACGTGGAGAACGGTCCTTCCACGGTGATGTCTGCGATCGAAATCCGCCAGGCGTAGTCCCCATCGGCCGTGTCCCGGGCAAGTTCGATGGTTGTTCCGCCACCGTTCTTCCACGGCATGGCTGCGTAATTGGCCGAACCGTAATGTGTCGTGATCAGCATGGTTGCTCCGCTGTTTCAGTGCCCGGTGGTCAGGACGTGCCGGCTTTCCGTCGTTTTTTGAGCCGTCTGACGATTAGCCACACCAGGAGGCCGGCCAACGCAGCGTAGACCGCGTAGTTGAGGAAGCGGGAGTACTTGTCGATGACTTCATACTGTTCGCCGAGTAGCGCGCCCAACCCAATCAGCAGGGCGTTCCATAGCCCGCTGCCGGCAAGCGTGAAGATACTGAAGGTGGCCAGGCTCATCCGTTCGGCCCCAGCGGGCAGGGATATCAGGCTGCGCACACCCGGCAGGAGCCTGCCGAAGAACACGGCGGATCTGCCGTGGCGTTCAAACCACGCGGCGGACTTTTCAAAGTCCTCCCTGTCCACCAGCGGCAATTTCGACAGCCAGCGGATGGAACGCTCAAGGCCCAGCTTGGCGCCCAGCGCATAGAGGAACAATGCACCAAGGTATGCGCCGATTGTGCTGGTGATGAAAACAAGAACGATGTTCATGCTGCCCTGCCGGGTGAGAAAACCGGCAAGCGGAAGAATTACCTCACTGGGAATAGGTGGAAAGACCGTTTCCAGCAGGGTGAACAGCCCGACCCCCACTTCCCCCAGGGAGTCGATCGCCCGCGCCGCGACTCCGACGATCCCGGTCAGGTCATCGGCCGGATTGGATGTGCTCATGGACTGATCACGCTACTCAGACTCCTTGACGGCAGGCGAGGGAACGACGGGCTTGAGACTGGGGCACACTACTACCCAATCACAAAGCGCCACCATTACTTGCGCCGCTACTTGCACCGCGCCGCGAAGGCTGAGGGGTTGAAGCCGAGGCTGGGCCAGCCAGATGGGACTGGCGGAGCTGCTCGTCAGCTCGGCTTTACCGGTTGCCTGAGGATCGTCCTGAGTTTCTCTGGCGCCGTCCGGCGTGCGTCGCTGAGGTAGATCTCGTGGTGGAGGCCGTTGAACGTGAAGTCATGCCCTGGCATGTACTCGCTGTGCAGCCGGCTGAGCGTCGGCGTCTCGTCGTCATATGAGCCGATGTGCAGGATCTGGAGGCTCGCGCCCTCGGTAAGAGTCAGGATCCGAAGGTCGCCGAGCGCCGCGTTCTCCTTCTTGGCCGATGCCTTCTCGATGGCCGCAGTGACCATATCCGAACTGATCCAGTCCGGCTGGGCGATCATCATGGTCCAGTTCCACGCGTCCTTGTCCCGCCTAACAAAGGACGACACGTCGTCTGATCCCCACAATCCTTCCAGCGGGCCGACTACGAAGTCACGCCCGAGCGCGTTCTTGCTCTCGAACTTCAGCACGTAGGCGACGCCGTAGAGTGCTTCGATCGCCGCCGCGTATTTCGTCGATGTGTTTGGATCGCCATGGCCGTCGACCGCGATATAGCGGAACTCGGGCACATCGACAAGGGCGAAGTCCTTTGAACTCGGAGCGTACAACCCCTTGTGCGCCTTCTTGATGTCGTACTTCTCCATCGCGATCTCCTTCGTGAGTTCGGTGAGAGTGGCGTCGGTCCATTTGGCGTCCGCCTCGAGCATCGTCTCGCTGTAGTCAAAGATCGCGGAAGCGGCGAAGGGCAGCGGCTGCTGGCTGGCCCGGGCCCGGCGAACCTCATCGAGCTGAGCTCGCAAGCCCTCGGCTCGGCGGGTAAGCCCGCTCATAACGTCGTCATCCTGTAGTCCGGGGCTGTTTGCGATACCGACGAGCACGTTGGCATGCAGCGGGCTGACAGTTGAAAGGTATTCGAGCGACGCCTTGGCGCAGAGCTCATATCCCTGCGCCGTGACCCCGAATGTGGCTCGCGTCTTTCCCCCGGCATGACCCGTACGCTCGATCAGCCCACGCTTGGCGAGCTTGTCCAGCAGATAGTAGATCGAGGAAAAGCCGAGCGCCGTCCACTGCCGGACGCCTCGCTGCTCGACGATCTGCTCCAATTCATAGCCGTGACGAGGCTGTTCGGCGAGCAGGCCGAGGATGGTCAGCTCCGCGGGAGTAAGAGCAGCAGGCATGCCGGTATTCTAGCACTAGAATACCGGCATGCCTGGCTTACTAACGACTCTCCACAGCTGGAACCTCACCAGCCGAAAGCTCCCAGCTTAAGCGTCACCGCCGGCTACGCCCGAGGTGCCCGCATTGACCTCGTCAAGCCGGTACCGGGTATGCGCCTGTGCCGCCAGTTCCGGACTGACCTCGCCCCTGCGGGCCAGCATCTCCAGTGCCCGCACAACAATCGAGTGGCTGTCGATTTTGAAGTAGCGCCGGGCCGCGGCCCTGGTATCTGAGAAGCCGAAGCCGTCCGCACCAAGCGTGGAAAAATCGTTCGGCACGAACTGCCTGATCTGGTCCGGCACCGCCTTCATGTAATCGCTCACTGCCACGACCGGCCCTTCGGCACCGGCGAGCTGACGTCGCACAAACGGCTCACGCGGCTCGGTCCCTGGTTTGGCAAACGATTCTTCTTCCGCCGCCAGGCCGTCGCGCCGAAGCTCGTTCCAGGACGTCACCGACCACACATCTGCGGCGACACCCCATTCCTCGGCAAGCAGTTTCTGCGCCTCAAGCGCCCAGGGCACCGCCACGCCCGAGGCCAGCAACTGGACCCGCGGGCCCTCGGTCTGCGCCCCTGCAAGCCGGTAGATTCCACCGAGCACGCCTTCGACGTCGAGGTCAGCCGGCGCAGGCGGCTGAATGATCGGTTCGTTGTAGACCATCAGGTAGTAGATCAGGTTGCGGTCGGTCGAGTCTTCGCCGTACATCCGGCGAAGTCCATCGCGGACGATGTGGCCGATTTCGTAGCCGTACGCCGGGTCGTAGGTAACAACGGCCGGATTGGTCGAGGCCAGCAATGGCGAATGCCCGTCGGCGTGCTGCAGGCCCTCGCCGGTAAGCGTCGTCCGGCCGGCGGTGGCGCCGATCAGGAAGCCCCGGCTCATCTGGTCGGCGGCGGCCCAGATTGAATCGGCGGTGCGCTGGAAGCCGAACATGGAGTAGAAGACGTACACCGGGATCAGCGGCTCGCCGTGAGTGGCATATGCCGTTCCCGCCGCGGTGAAGGCAGCGATCGATCCGGCTTCGTTGATTCCGGAATGCAGGATCTGGCCCTGCGGTGACTCCTTGTACGCCAGCATCTGCTCTCGATCCACCGAGAGGTAGTTCTGCCCCTTGGGGTTGTAGATCTTCGCGGTCGGAAAGAATGAATCCATCCCGAAGGTCCGGGCCTCATCGGGAACGATCGGCACCACCCGGCGGCCAAATTCCTTGTCCCGCATCAGGTCCTTCAGCAGGCGCACGAAGGCCATCGTTGTGGCGGCGTACTGCTTGCCCGAACCGCGGTTTGCCATCTCGTAGGCCTTATCGCCAGGAAGCTCAATCGCCGTGGGAGAATTCCGGCGTTCCGGCACGAAGCCGCCAAGTTCCCGCCTGCGTTCGAGCAGGTACTTGATTTCGGGCGCATCCGGCCCCGGGTGGTAGTAAGGGGGCGCGTAAGGATCAGCCTCAAGCTCGGCATCATCGATCGGGATCCGCAGGTGGTCCCGGAAATTCTTAAGGTCGGCCAACGTCAGCTTCTTCATCTGGTGAGTGGCGTTCCGGCCTTCGAAATTGGTGCCGAGCCCGTAGCCCTTCACCGTCTTGACCAGGATGACGGTGGGCTGCCCCTCATGTTCCATCGCCGCCTTGTATGCGGCGTGCACCTTGCGATAGTCATGACCGCCGCGCTTCAGGCCCCAGATCTCGGCATCGCTGAGATCGTCGACCAGGCCCTTGGTGTGCGGGGTCTTGCCGAAGAAGTTCTCCCGGACGAAGCCACCGTCTTCCGACTTGTAAGTCTGATAATCGCCATCCGGAGTTTCGTTCATGATCCGGACCAGGTCGCCCTCGGCGTCCTGAGACAGCAAATCGTCCCATTCCCGACCCCAGATCACCTTGATCACGTTCCAGCCGGCTCCGCGGAAGAACGCCTCGAGCTCCTGGATGATCTTGCCGTTGCCGCGAACCGGTCCATCAAGTCGCTGCAGGTTGCAGTTAACCACGAAGGTGAGGTTGTCCAGCCTGTCGTTCGCGGCGAGCTGCAACAAGCCACGGCTTTCCGGCTCATCCATTTCGCCATCGCCGAGGAAAGCCCATACGTGCTGCTCGGAGGTGTCTTTCAGCCCCCGGTTCTGCAGGTACCGATTGGCCTGCGCCTGATAGATGGCGTTCATCGGGCCGATGCCCATGGAGACCGTGGGGAACTCCCAGAACTCCGGCATCAATCGCGGATGAGGGTATGACGACAGGGCATGTCCCTCCTGGGACTTTTCCTGCCGGAAGCCATCGAGATCTGCCGCGCCGAGGCGCCCCTCCAAAAATGCCCTGGCATACATCCCGGGCGAGGCGTGTCCCTGGAAGAACACCTGATCGCCGCCACCCGGATGATCCTTGCCACGGAAGAAGTGATTGAGACCCACTTCGTAAAGCGTTGCCGCTCCCGCATAGGTCGAGATGTGGCCGCCGACGCCAATTCCAGGGCGTTGCGCCCGGTGTACGAGCACCGCGGCATTCCAGCGCAGCCACGCCCGGTAGCGTCGTTCGATCTCCTCATCGCCCGGATACTCCGGCTCCTGATCGGCCGGGATGGTGTTGACGTAGTCACTCGTGGTGGCCATCGGCATCCGCACGCTTTTCGCGCCAGCCCGCTGCAGCAGGGATCGCATGATGAACTGCGCCCGCGAGGTGCCGTGGGTCCGGATCAGCTGGTCAAGTGATTCGGTCCACTCGGCCGTCTCCTCCGGATCGCGATCGGTACTAAATGCCGCCGAGCCGGCCAGGATCGTCGAGTAATCATCAATAGTCGTCACGTTCGACCTCTCCATCGAGGGGATGTATGCACAGCAAACTACAAGTTTTCCGTAATGTGGATTACTTTTTCCATTCAGTACGATACAGTCAACGTTGCACGGACTTGTTCTGTCAATGCGGCTGGTGTTGACTCGATGCTGCGGGCCCCGAACCATTGCCGCGGCTCTTGCGAATCGGCACTCACTGTTGGCGGCAGCTCTCGCGGCTA is part of the Saxibacter everestensis genome and harbors:
- a CDS encoding HutD/Ves family protein, which codes for MLITTHYGSANYAAMPWKNGGGTTIELARDTADGDYAWRISIADITVEGPFSTFPGMARIISVLEGGGMRLISDGQSSGDLLPSQSHAFDGGSSTTCTLLDGPIRDFNLIYRRDRFAARMEWIGFPAARTFLSSADTMLVYCHGPETLVRVAAGQEILLARDDLLRIENPGGPAQLSIRAANEGPENEGRCAVVELCSL
- a CDS encoding LysR family transcriptional regulator is translated as MSRFTLRQLSYFVAVAETGAISAASDKLHVSQSAVSAAVTELERILKVQLTVRRKAHGVTLTPAGTFLYSRAPGLLDAAEELELSTSSGGTELAGPLVVGCYRTVAPTILPVLLEGFAADHPKVQLDFVEAAQDVLQDRLFGGELDLAVVYDMDLRPGLHSVELFKAPIHVLLPREHRLADRAEVSLPELAEDPLILLDAPPSSSHTMSLFEQANVVPNIRYRTTDFELTRSLVGRKLGYSILVQRPALDTSYEGLPFHVKPITAVRPVSIKIVWPEAFRLTDRARAMVNFAPRATRNARSAPH
- a CDS encoding DedA family protein, with amino-acid sequence MSTSNPADDLTGIVGVAARAIDSLGEVGVGLFTLLETVFPPIPSEVILPLAGFLTRQGSMNIVLVFITSTIGAYLGALFLYALGAKLGLERSIRWLSKLPLVDREDFEKSAAWFERHGRSAVFFGRLLPGVRSLISLPAGAERMSLATFSIFTLAGSGLWNALLIGLGALLGEQYEVIDKYSRFLNYAVYAALAGLLVWLIVRRLKKRRKAGTS
- the aceE gene encoding pyruvate dehydrogenase (acetyl-transferring), homodimeric type, with the protein product MTTIDDYSTILAGSAAFSTDRDPEETAEWTESLDQLIRTHGTSRAQFIMRSLLQRAGAKSVRMPMATTSDYVNTIPADQEPEYPGDEEIERRYRAWLRWNAAVLVHRAQRPGIGVGGHISTYAGAATLYEVGLNHFFRGKDHPGGGDQVFFQGHASPGMYARAFLEGRLGAADLDGFRQEKSQEGHALSSYPHPRLMPEFWEFPTVSMGIGPMNAIYQAQANRYLQNRGLKDTSEQHVWAFLGDGEMDEPESRGLLQLAANDRLDNLTFVVNCNLQRLDGPVRGNGKIIQELEAFFRGAGWNVIKVIWGREWDDLLSQDAEGDLVRIMNETPDGDYQTYKSEDGGFVRENFFGKTPHTKGLVDDLSDAEIWGLKRGGHDYRKVHAAYKAAMEHEGQPTVILVKTVKGYGLGTNFEGRNATHQMKKLTLADLKNFRDHLRIPIDDAELEADPYAPPYYHPGPDAPEIKYLLERRRELGGFVPERRNSPTAIELPGDKAYEMANRGSGKQYAATTMAFVRLLKDLMRDKEFGRRVVPIVPDEARTFGMDSFFPTAKIYNPKGQNYLSVDREQMLAYKESPQGQILHSGINEAGSIAAFTAAGTAYATHGEPLIPVYVFYSMFGFQRTADSIWAAADQMSRGFLIGATAGRTTLTGEGLQHADGHSPLLASTNPAVVTYDPAYGYEIGHIVRDGLRRMYGEDSTDRNLIYYLMVYNEPIIQPPAPADLDVEGVLGGIYRLAGAQTEGPRVQLLASGVAVPWALEAQKLLAEEWGVAADVWSVTSWNELRRDGLAAEEESFAKPGTEPREPFVRRQLAGAEGPVVAVSDYMKAVPDQIRQFVPNDFSTLGADGFGFSDTRAAARRYFKIDSHSIVVRALEMLARRGEVSPELAAQAHTRYRLDEVNAGTSGVAGGDA
- a CDS encoding GyrI-like domain-containing protein produces the protein MPAALTPAELTILGLLAEQPRHGYELEQIVEQRGVRQWTALGFSSIYYLLDKLAKRGLIERTGHAGGKTRATFGVTAQGYELCAKASLEYLSTVSPLHANVLVGIANSPGLQDDDVMSGLTRRAEGLRAQLDEVRRARASQQPLPFAASAIFDYSETMLEADAKWTDATLTELTKEIAMEKYDIKKAHKGLYAPSSKDFALVDVPEFRYIAVDGHGDPNTSTKYAAAIEALYGVAYVLKFESKNALGRDFVVGPLEGLWGSDDVSSFVRRDKDAWNWTMMIAQPDWISSDMVTAAIEKASAKKENAALGDLRILTLTEGASLQILHIGSYDDETPTLSRLHSEYMPGHDFTFNGLHHEIYLSDARRTAPEKLRTILRQPVKPS